Proteins encoded in a region of the Halorussus sp. MSC15.2 genome:
- a CDS encoding flavin reductase family protein codes for MEIDPDEVPSMYRTLAGAVVPRPIAWVSTTGPDGTDNLAPYSFFNVVAVDPPVVMFAPVDKSDAPEGLKDTPRNVRRSEEFVVNVVTESVAEAMNETAATLPAGESEFDRAAVTRADSTVVAPPRVAESPVAFECSLYEMVDVGGSSMVLGEVERVHLDDDVTTDGKMDVEKLDAVGRLSGSLYATTEDRFTMERPP; via the coding sequence ATGGAAATCGACCCCGACGAGGTTCCCTCGATGTACCGAACGCTCGCGGGCGCGGTCGTTCCCCGACCCATCGCGTGGGTCAGCACGACCGGTCCCGACGGAACGGACAACCTCGCGCCGTACAGTTTCTTCAACGTGGTCGCGGTGGACCCGCCGGTCGTGATGTTCGCGCCGGTGGACAAGTCCGACGCGCCCGAGGGCCTGAAGGACACGCCGCGGAACGTCCGCCGGAGCGAGGAGTTCGTCGTCAACGTCGTCACCGAGTCGGTCGCCGAGGCGATGAACGAGACGGCCGCGACGCTCCCCGCGGGCGAGAGCGAGTTCGACCGTGCCGCGGTCACGCGGGCCGACTCGACGGTCGTCGCGCCGCCCCGCGTCGCGGAGTCGCCGGTCGCCTTCGAGTGTTCGCTCTACGAGATGGTGGACGTGGGCGGGTCCTCGATGGTCCTCGGCGAAGTCGAGCGGGTCCATCTCGACGACGACGTGACGACCGACGGGAAGATGGACGTGGAGAAGTTGGACGCCGTGGGGAGACTATCGGGGAGTCTGTACGCGACGACCGAGGACCGATTCACGATGGAGCGACCGCCCTGA
- a CDS encoding aminoglycoside N(3)-acetyltransferase: protein MEERIERTDEPVTPDRIADDLRDLGVKSGDTLLVHSSLSSLGWVTGGQPAVVDALMEAVTPEGTVVMPTHSTQYSDPEGWENPPVPDDWEDVIRTERPPYRPAVTPTWNVGAIPECFRTYPEVLRSRHPVYSFAAWGADAEVVVADHGYDHGHGEESPLAAVYDRDGTILMLGTDHGTNTSFHLAEHRADFEKEVSSHETTVVGDDGEPEQITLEHLSYDADDFDEVGRDFEDENPEAVTRGTVGPADAKLVTQRDVVDYGAEWFEKNRE from the coding sequence ATGGAAGAACGAATCGAACGAACCGACGAACCGGTAACGCCCGATAGAATCGCAGACGACCTCCGCGACCTCGGCGTCAAGTCTGGCGATACTCTGCTGGTCCACTCGTCGCTCTCGTCGCTCGGATGGGTCACCGGCGGTCAACCCGCGGTCGTGGACGCGCTGATGGAGGCAGTCACGCCCGAGGGGACGGTCGTGATGCCGACGCACTCCACCCAGTACTCCGACCCCGAAGGCTGGGAGAACCCGCCGGTCCCCGACGACTGGGAGGACGTAATTCGGACCGAGCGCCCGCCCTACCGGCCCGCGGTGACGCCGACGTGGAACGTGGGCGCGATTCCGGAGTGCTTCCGGACGTATCCCGAGGTCCTCCGGAGTCGCCACCCGGTCTACTCCTTCGCCGCGTGGGGCGCGGACGCCGAAGTCGTCGTCGCCGACCACGGTTACGACCACGGACACGGCGAGGAGTCGCCGCTCGCGGCGGTCTACGACCGCGACGGGACGATTCTCATGCTCGGCACCGACCACGGCACCAACACGTCGTTCCACCTCGCGGAGCATCGCGCCGACTTCGAAAAGGAAGTCTCGTCGCACGAGACGACCGTCGTCGGCGACGACGGCGAACCGGAGCAGATTACGCTCGAACACCTCTCGTACGACGCCGACGACTTCGACGAAGTCGGCCGAGACTTCGAAGACGAGAACCCGGAGGCGGTCACGCGGGGGACGGTGGGTCCAGCGGACGCGAAACTCGTCACTCAACGGGATGTCGTGGACTACGGTGCGGAGTGGTTCGAGAAGAATCGGGAGTAG
- a CDS encoding SHOCT domain-containing protein — translation MKFRRSQADEFETLKEKAERAIRNFNESESASEDDSPDDTDDPAIQALREKYATGEISKEEFEERMEVLQSN, via the coding sequence GTGAAATTCCGTCGGAGCCAAGCCGACGAGTTCGAGACGCTGAAGGAAAAAGCCGAGCGCGCAATTCGGAACTTCAACGAGTCCGAATCTGCTTCCGAAGACGACTCGCCGGACGACACCGACGACCCTGCGATTCAGGCCCTCCGCGAGAAGTACGCGACCGGCGAAATCAGCAAGGAAGAGTTCGAAGAACGGATGGAAGTCCTCCAGAGCAACTGA
- a CDS encoding 2Fe-2S iron-sulfur cluster binding domain-containing protein, whose translation MSEYTVEFVGTGETIEVSEKETILSKCIEEGIAQEYSCRVGMCLACSAEIVEGDVTQPAARGLTDEEAEEYALTCMARPASDLKLDRGKYPSSIEDEAGALENEAAAADD comes from the coding sequence ATGAGCGAGTACACCGTCGAGTTCGTCGGCACGGGCGAGACCATCGAAGTCTCGGAGAAGGAGACCATCCTGAGCAAGTGCATCGAGGAGGGCATCGCTCAGGAGTACTCCTGTCGCGTCGGGATGTGTCTGGCCTGCTCAGCCGAAATCGTGGAGGGCGACGTGACCCAACCCGCGGCCCGCGGACTCACTGACGAGGAGGCCGAGGAGTACGCGCTGACCTGCATGGCTCGCCCGGCGAGCGACCTCAAGTTGGACCGCGGGAAGTACCCGTCGAGCATCGAGGACGAGGCCGGAGCGTTGGAGAACGAGGCCGCGGCCGCCGACGACTGA
- a CDS encoding proteasome assembly chaperone family protein, which produces MATVTIRDEDVSLDRPTLVEGLPGVGLVGKIATDHLVETFDMTYYASIDCDGLPRISVYEEGNRSVQPPVRLYADESRDLVALQSDVPVSASAASDFATCVTEWVADHDATPIYMSGLPEQKEADEIPSLYGVATGDAGGRLDEHDIGLPRDRGAVSGPTGALLYEAEARGLDAFGLVVQSDPQFPDPEAARILIEHGIVPLTGTDADTDDLVERAEEISDQKEQLAQRMQEADPDESSQAQSIRMFQ; this is translated from the coding sequence ATGGCAACCGTCACGATACGCGACGAAGACGTGTCTCTGGACCGACCGACGCTGGTCGAAGGACTCCCGGGCGTCGGACTGGTCGGCAAGATAGCGACCGACCACCTCGTGGAGACCTTCGACATGACGTACTACGCCAGCATCGACTGCGACGGCCTGCCGCGGATTTCGGTCTACGAGGAGGGCAACCGGAGTGTCCAGCCCCCGGTTCGGCTCTACGCCGACGAGTCCCGGGACCTCGTGGCGCTCCAGAGCGACGTGCCGGTGTCGGCCTCCGCGGCGTCGGACTTCGCGACCTGCGTCACGGAGTGGGTCGCCGACCACGACGCCACGCCTATCTACATGAGCGGGCTTCCCGAGCAGAAGGAGGCCGACGAGATTCCGTCGCTCTACGGCGTCGCGACCGGCGACGCGGGCGGCCGACTCGACGAACACGACATCGGTCTGCCGCGCGACCGCGGCGCGGTCAGCGGTCCCACGGGCGCGCTCCTCTACGAGGCCGAGGCGCGCGGTCTGGACGCGTTCGGTCTCGTCGTGCAGAGCGACCCGCAGTTCCCCGACCCGGAGGCCGCCCGCATCCTCATCGAACACGGCATCGTCCCGCTGACGGGGACCGACGCCGACACCGACGACCTCGTCGAGCGCGCCGAGGAGATAAGCGACCAGAAGGAGCAACTGGCCCAGCGCATGCAGGAGGCCGACCCCGACGAGAGTTCGCAGGCCCAGTCGATTCGGATGTTCCAATGA
- a CDS encoding ABC transporter ATP-binding protein, whose amino-acid sequence MSDITLDSVTKRFEDTTAVDSVSLTIEDGDVLGVVGPSGCGKTTTLRTVAGFETPDEGRVYFGGEDVTHIPPERRNAGLVFQSYALFDNMTVRENVEFGPKMQGVPADERRERATQLLELVGIADLADRDPRTLSGGQQQRVGVARALAIEPRVLLLDEPMTGLDARLKRRLRTEMGDLLDDLGVTALYVTHDQEEAMVMCDRVAVMNGGIVEQVGTPREIYESPANEFVADFVSLDRIDLPFVTH is encoded by the coding sequence ATGTCCGACATCACACTCGACTCGGTGACGAAACGCTTCGAAGACACGACCGCGGTCGATTCGGTCTCGCTGACCATCGAGGACGGCGACGTGTTGGGCGTCGTCGGTCCCTCCGGGTGCGGGAAGACCACCACGCTCCGGACGGTTGCCGGCTTCGAGACGCCCGACGAGGGCCGAGTCTACTTCGGCGGCGAGGACGTGACTCACATCCCGCCCGAGCGCCGGAACGCCGGACTCGTCTTCCAGTCGTACGCGCTGTTCGACAACATGACCGTCCGCGAGAACGTGGAGTTCGGGCCGAAGATGCAGGGCGTGCCCGCCGACGAGCGCCGCGAGCGCGCGACGCAACTGCTCGAACTCGTCGGCATCGCCGACCTCGCAGACCGCGACCCCCGAACGCTCTCGGGCGGCCAGCAACAGCGCGTCGGCGTGGCACGGGCGCTCGCCATCGAACCGCGGGTCCTCCTGCTCGACGAACCGATGACGGGACTCGACGCCCGACTCAAGCGCCGCCTGCGGACCGAGATGGGCGACCTGCTCGACGACCTCGGCGTGACCGCGCTCTACGTCACCCACGACCAGGAGGAGGCGATGGTGATGTGCGACCGCGTCGCCGTGATGAACGGAGGCATCGTGGAGCAGGTCGGCACGCCCCGCGAAATCTACGAGTCGCCCGCGAACGAGTTCGTCGCCGACTTCGTGTCGCTCGACCGAATCGACCTCCCGTTCGTGACGCACTGA
- a CDS encoding ABC transporter permease codes for MSGNASLSAKYGRTLVTGVLAVTVLFLLVPVVVTFVASFARSWTGPLPSGFVTFEHWRYVLGFQQVSDAANYSLNLDAVIRAFPNVGAMVRASPLFASLVLALGGVAVNLVAGVPIAYAVARYEFPGREWVNAFAVLPLAPGIVLGVAFLRAYPDLAATNLGLVVGYSLLKAPYMVMAVQSSFESMDLRQMEESARSLGASWPRTFLTVVVPNARTGIVSGSIICWTLAAAEFNFSYVVVSGGNRPLSLFLKANISNSSFLTTAAAVSAFFLLVAGITGLLQVVGTRGFTART; via the coding sequence ATGAGCGGGAACGCGAGTCTCTCCGCGAAGTACGGCCGGACGCTCGTCACGGGCGTCCTCGCGGTCACGGTGCTGTTCCTGCTCGTCCCGGTCGTGGTGACGTTCGTCGCGTCGTTCGCCCGTTCGTGGACCGGGCCGCTCCCCTCGGGGTTCGTGACCTTCGAACACTGGCGGTACGTCCTCGGGTTCCAGCAGGTCTCGGACGCCGCCAACTACTCGCTGAACCTCGACGCCGTGATTCGGGCGTTCCCGAACGTCGGCGCGATGGTGCGGGCGAGTCCGCTGTTCGCCAGCCTCGTCCTCGCGCTGGGGGGCGTGGCGGTCAACCTCGTCGCGGGCGTGCCCATCGCCTACGCCGTCGCCCGATACGAGTTCCCCGGCCGGGAGTGGGTCAACGCCTTCGCGGTCCTCCCGCTCGCGCCGGGCATCGTCCTCGGGGTCGCGTTCCTGCGGGCGTACCCCGACCTCGCGGCGACCAACCTCGGACTCGTCGTGGGCTACTCGCTGCTGAAAGCGCCCTACATGGTGATGGCGGTCCAGAGCAGTTTCGAGTCGATGGACCTCCGCCAGATGGAGGAGTCCGCCCGGTCGCTGGGCGCGTCGTGGCCCCGGACCTTCCTGACGGTCGTCGTGCCGAACGCCCGAACCGGCATCGTCTCGGGGTCCATCATCTGCTGGACGCTGGCGGCGGCCGAGTTCAACTTCTCGTACGTCGTCGTCTCGGGCGGCAACCGACCCCTCTCGCTGTTCCTCAAGGCGAACATCTCGAACAGTTCCTTCCTGACGACCGCGGCCGCGGTGTCGGCGTTCTTCCTGCTCGTGGCGGGCATCACCGGTCTCCTGCAGGTCGTCGGCACTCGCGGATTCACGGCACGGACCTGA
- a CDS encoding ABC transporter permease → MATSDASTGERLASAARTVVSPRTERGRERRRIVALCLPFLTLASVAGLYPLWEMLRISLSTSKYVTTFDPLGIVVASLTQGKVVLSGVSARTYELLLEGGTGGAFHEAAFNTLWFGAVTTAASLGVAVPVAHALEKYDLPGERHVLTLLSFPISLPGIVAAFMIIVLFGNSGLLTKLAAVASGRSVTSLALSTSVVGLFLAYLYSMIPRSLLLLRGAYSELNAEAEEAARSLGASPARTFWYVTLPQIKPGLVGAAILTFRTALAVFGTLVILSQALVEQPWTYQINDVLSPEFDIQLASAMAVVWFGFVLGFTVLGLRYTSAEVGI, encoded by the coding sequence ATGGCGACCAGCGACGCGAGTACCGGCGAGCGACTGGCGAGCGCGGCCCGGACCGTCGTCTCGCCGCGGACCGAGCGCGGCCGCGAGCGCCGCCGCATCGTCGCGCTCTGTCTGCCGTTCCTGACGCTGGCGTCGGTCGCGGGTCTCTACCCGCTCTGGGAGATGCTGCGCATCAGCCTCTCGACCTCGAAGTACGTGACGACGTTCGACCCCCTCGGAATCGTCGTGGCCAGTCTGACGCAGGGGAAGGTGGTGCTGTCGGGCGTCTCCGCGCGGACCTACGAACTCCTGCTGGAGGGCGGCACGGGCGGCGCGTTCCACGAGGCGGCGTTCAACACGCTTTGGTTCGGGGCCGTCACGACGGCGGCGAGTCTGGGCGTCGCGGTGCCCGTCGCTCACGCGCTCGAAAAGTACGACCTGCCGGGCGAGCGCCACGTGCTGACCCTGCTGTCGTTCCCCATCAGTCTCCCCGGCATCGTCGCGGCGTTCATGATAATCGTGCTGTTCGGCAACAGCGGACTGCTCACGAAACTCGCCGCCGTCGCGTCGGGTCGGTCCGTGACCTCGCTCGCGCTCTCGACGAGCGTCGTCGGCCTGTTTCTGGCCTACCTCTACTCGATGATTCCGCGGTCGCTGTTGCTGTTACGCGGTGCCTACTCCGAACTCAACGCCGAGGCAGAGGAGGCCGCGCGGTCGCTCGGGGCCTCGCCCGCCCGGACCTTCTGGTACGTCACGCTCCCCCAGATAAAACCGGGACTGGTCGGGGCGGCCATCCTGACCTTCCGGACCGCGCTCGCGGTCTTCGGCACGCTGGTGATTCTGAGTCAGGCGCTCGTCGAGCAGCCGTGGACCTACCAGATAAACGACGTGCTGAGTCCCGAGTTCGACATCCAATTGGCGTCGGCGATGGCGGTAGTCTGGTTCGGGTTCGTCCTCGGGTTCACCGTGCTGGGCCTGCGGTACACGAGCGCGGAGGTCGGCATATGA